One Thioclava sp. ES.031 genomic window, TCACCGGCTGCATCGTGTTGAAGATGTCTTCCTGCTCGACGAAGCTCATCTCGACGTCCAGCTGATAGAAGTCGGTGGGCGAGCGGTCGGCGCGCGGGTCTTCGTCACGGAAGCACGGCGCGATCTGGAAATACTTGTCGAAGCCGCCGACCATGATCAGCTGCTTGAACTGCTGCGGCGCCTGCGGGAGCGCGTAGAACTTGCCCGGATGCAGGCGCGAGGGCACGAGGAAGTCGCGCGCGCCTTCGGGCGACGACGCGGTGATGATCGGCGTCTGGAACTCGTTGAAATCGGCGTCCCACATGCGCTTGCGCATGGATTTCACGACGTTGGAGCGCAGGATCATCTTGTCATGCAGGCTCTCGCGGCGCAGGTCGAGGAAGCGATAGGCCAGACGGGTCTCTTCGGGATATTCCAGCTCGCCGAAGACCGGCAGCGGCAGTTCCTCGGACTCGCCCAGAATTTCGATGTCACGGACATAGACCTCGATCTCTCCGGTCGGGATCTTCGGGTTGATCAGGCTCTCGTCGCGCAGCTTCACGGTGCCGTCGATGCGGATCACCCATTCGGAGCGCGTCTTCTCCATCGTCTTGAAGGCGGGGCTGTCGCCGTCACAGAGCACCTGCGTCATACCGTAATGATCGCGAAGATCGATGAAGAGCACCCCCCCGTGATCGCGCACGCGATGGACCCAGCCCGCAAGGCGGACGGTCTCACCGGCGTTGGCGGCGCTCAGATCGGCGCAGGTATGGCTGCGAAAGGCATGCATGGGAGGCTCCCCGGATCGAGAATTGCGTATAGTCGCGCCGATACACCCGTTGAGCGCGCAAAAGTCAAGCTGTGCGGAGGCACACAGACCCGTCTCGAGCTGTTCACGCGCGCGTGGCTCGAAAAAATGTAAATTTTCGGTTAACTTCAGAGACAACGGGAACTTTGGTAATTTCACAAAGGTTGCCGTCGTGAAGGCCAACGCTGGAGCCTGCCAAGCCCCGGCAAGATCCGGAGAGACCGCATGAGAGCTTGGGACTCGCTTCTCGACCGTATGTTGCGCCACCTGATCCGCAGGGGCACGCTCGAACTCGTCTATTCGGACGAGACGCTCAGACGCTATGGCGACGGCACCGGAGAGCCGGTCCGCGTCACCATCGAAAACCCCGACGTGACGCGCAGGATCGTACTGCGGCCCGATCTCGGTGTCGGCGAAGGATATATGAATGGCGACTACACGATCGCGAATGACGATCTGCGTGGCTTCCTCGCGCTTGCGATCCGCAATCAGACCGGCTCGGGCATGCCGTGGTTCGAGAAGCCCCGCGAGGCGAGCCGCTTCTTCGGACGCCGCTTCGCCCAGTTCAACCCGGTGAACAAGGCGCGCACCAACGTCGCGCATCACTATGACCTGTCGGGCGAGCTTTATGACCTCTTCCTCGATGAGGACCGGCAATATAGCTGCGCCTATTTCGAGCGCCCCGACATGACGCTGGAAGAGGCGCAGGAGGCCAAGAAACACCATATCGCCAAGAAGCTGCTGATCGAGCCGGGCATGACCGTTCTCGATATCGGCTGCGGCTGGGGCGGCATGGCGCTGACGCTGGCGCGCGATTTCGGCGCGAACGTGGTGGGGGTGACGCTGTCCACCGAACAGCACGCGCTGGCCCGCAAACGGGTGAAGGAGGCCGGCCTCGAAGACAAGATCGACATCCGCCTGACCGATTACCGCGATGTGACCGACAAGTTCGACCGGATCGTCTCGGTCGGCATGTTCGAACATGTGGGCGTACCGCATTACCGCGAGTATTTCTCGAAGGTGCGCGAGCTGTTGAAACCGGGCGGCGTCTCGCTGATCCATTTCATCGGACGCTCGGGCCCCGGTGGCGCGACCGCCGATTTCATCACGAAATACATCTTCCCCGGCGGCTATTGCCCGGCCATGTCCGAAGCGTCGAACGCGCTCGAGCATGAAGGGCTCATTACCACCGATCTCGAGGTCTGGCGGCTGCATTACGCCGAAACGCTCAGACATTGGTGCGACCGGTTCGAGGCGAATATCGAAAAGGCCTGCGAACTTTACGACGAGCGGTTCTGCCGGATGTGGCGCTTCTACCTCGTGGCCTCGGAGATGGCCTTCCGCCACGGCGGGCAGGTCGTGTTCCAGTATCAGCTGGCCCATGAGGTGGGCGACGTGCCGCTGACGCGCGACTACCTCTATCGCGACGAAGACGAACAGGAACATCGGCTGGCCGCCGAATAGGCCAGCCTCTCCCTCACCGGGCCGAATTTACGCCGCGCGGCCCCCGGCGCAGCGCCCGACAGGCTTGGGCGCGCGCCCTCGCGTCACCCTGCAACCCGGCTATCGCGTCCTGACCCTCTTGCGACGCCTGACCCTTTGCGTATAAAGCGCCTCAATTTGCGCAGTGACCAGAGGGGATTCCCATGCCGAAGAGAACAGACATCACGTCAATCCTCATCATCGGCGCCGGGCCCATTGTGATCGGGCAAGCCTGCGAGTTCGACTATTCGGGCGCACAGGCCTGCAAAGCCCTTCGCGAAGAAGGCTACCGCGTCATCCTCGTGAACTCGAACCCCGCGACGATCATGACCGATCCAGGGCTCGCCGACGCCACCTATATCGAACCGATCACCCCGGAAGTCGTCGCCAAGATCATCGAGGCCGAGCGCCCGGACGCGGTGCTGCCGACGATGGGCGGCCAGACCGGCCTCAACACCGCGCTGTCGCTCGCCGATATGGGCGTGCTGGAGAAATTCGGCGTCGAGCTGATCGGCGCGAACCGCGACGCGATCGAGATGGCCGAAGACCGGAAGCTCTTCCGCGAAGCGATGGACCGGATCGGCCTCGAGAACCCGAAAGCGACCATCGTGTCCTCGCCCAAGCGCGAGAACGGCACCTATGACGTCAACGAGGGCGTGCGTCAGGCGCTGCTCGAGCTGGAGCACATCGGCCTGCCCGCGATCATCCGCCCCGCCTTCACGCTGGGCGGCACCGGCGGCGGCGTCGCCTATAACCGCGAAGATTACGAGCGCATCTGCCGCTCGGGCCTCGACGCCTCCCCGATGAGCCAGATCCTCGTCGACGAGTCGCTGCTGGGCTGGAAAGAATTCGAGATGGAGGTCGTGCGCGACAAGGCCGACAACGCCATCATCGTCTGCGCCATCGAGAACGTCGATCCGATGGGCGTCCATACCGGCGACTCGATCACCGTGGCGCCCGCGCTGACGCTGACCGACAAGGAATACCAGATCATGCGCAACGGCTCGATCGCCGTGCTGCGCGAGATCGGCGTGGAGACCGGCGGGTCGAACGTGCAATGGGCGATCAACCCCGAAGATGGCCGCATGGTCGTGATCGAGATGAACCCGCGCGTGTCGCGTTCCTCGGCGCTGGCCTCGAAGGCCACCGGCTTCCCGATCGCGAAGATCGCGGCGAAGCTGGCCGTGGGCTACACGCTCGACGAGCTGGACAACGACATCACCAAGGTCACGCCCGCCTCCTTCGAGCCGACCATCGACTATGTCGTCA contains:
- a CDS encoding cyclopropane-fatty-acyl-phospholipid synthase family protein; amino-acid sequence: MRAWDSLLDRMLRHLIRRGTLELVYSDETLRRYGDGTGEPVRVTIENPDVTRRIVLRPDLGVGEGYMNGDYTIANDDLRGFLALAIRNQTGSGMPWFEKPREASRFFGRRFAQFNPVNKARTNVAHHYDLSGELYDLFLDEDRQYSCAYFERPDMTLEEAQEAKKHHIAKKLLIEPGMTVLDIGCGWGGMALTLARDFGANVVGVTLSTEQHALARKRVKEAGLEDKIDIRLTDYRDVTDKFDRIVSVGMFEHVGVPHYREYFSKVRELLKPGGVSLIHFIGRSGPGGATADFITKYIFPGGYCPAMSEASNALEHEGLITTDLEVWRLHYAETLRHWCDRFEANIEKACELYDERFCRMWRFYLVASEMAFRHGGQVVFQYQLAHEVGDVPLTRDYLYRDEDEQEHRLAAE